A DNA window from Citrobacter tructae contains the following coding sequences:
- a CDS encoding ATP-dependent endonuclease, whose translation MILERVEIVGFRGINRLSLMLEQNNVLIGENAWGKSSLLDALTLLLSPESDLYHFDREDFWFPPGDIQGREHHLHIILTFRESQPGRHRVRRYRPLEACWSPCHDDYHRIFYRLEGECADDGSVLTLRSFLDGEGRPLALDNINDLARHLVRLMPVLRLRDARFMRRIRNGTMPDTAEVEVTARQLDFLARELATRPQNLTDGQIRQGLSAMVQLLEHYFSEQGSSQSRYRLMRRRSNNEQRSWRYLDIINRMIDKPGGRTHRVILLGLFSTLLQAKGTLRLDKDARPLLLVEDPETRLHPIMLSVAWQLLNLLPLQRVATTNSGELLSLTPVEHVVRLVRESSRVAAWRLGPGGLSPEDGRRIAFHIRFNRASSLFARCWLLVEGETETWVINELARQCGHHFDAEGIKVIEFAQSGLKPLVKFARRMGIEWHVLVDGDEAGKKYAATVRGLLNNDREEEREHLTMLPALDMEHFMYRQGFSDVFHRVAQIPENVPMNMRKIISKAIHRSSKPDLAIEVAMEAGRRGVDAVPTLLRKMFSRVLWLARGRAD comes from the coding sequence GTCGTTGATGCTGGAGCAGAACAACGTGCTGATTGGGGAGAACGCGTGGGGTAAGTCCAGCCTGCTGGATGCGCTAACCCTGCTGCTGTCACCGGAATCGGACTTGTATCATTTTGACCGCGAAGACTTCTGGTTCCCGCCGGGCGATATTCAGGGCCGGGAACATCATCTGCATATTATCCTCACCTTTCGTGAATCTCAGCCGGGTCGTCATCGGGTACGCCGCTATCGCCCGTTGGAAGCCTGCTGGTCGCCGTGCCACGATGACTACCACCGTATTTTTTATCGACTGGAAGGCGAGTGTGCGGATGACGGTAGCGTTCTGACGCTGCGCAGTTTCCTCGATGGTGAAGGTCGTCCGCTAGCGCTCGACAATATTAACGATCTGGCGCGTCACCTTGTCCGTCTCATGCCGGTGCTACGTCTGCGCGATGCACGTTTTATGCGACGGATCCGTAATGGAACGATGCCGGACACGGCGGAGGTTGAAGTGACGGCCCGCCAGCTGGATTTCCTGGCGCGAGAGCTGGCGACCCGTCCGCAAAATCTGACAGATGGGCAGATTCGCCAGGGACTATCGGCGATGGTACAACTGCTGGAACACTACTTTTCTGAGCAGGGTTCCAGTCAGTCCCGCTATCGTCTGATGCGACGGCGCTCCAATAACGAGCAACGTAGCTGGCGCTATCTGGACATAATTAACCGTATGATTGATAAGCCCGGAGGACGCACACACCGTGTGATTCTGTTGGGACTATTTTCAACGTTGCTACAGGCTAAAGGTACGCTAAGACTGGACAAAGACGCCCGTCCTTTGTTGCTGGTGGAAGATCCCGAAACGCGTTTACACCCTATTATGCTGTCAGTTGCCTGGCAACTGCTGAACCTGTTGCCTCTGCAACGTGTGGCGACCACCAACTCGGGTGAATTGCTGTCACTTACGCCCGTTGAGCATGTCGTTCGTTTGGTGCGCGAATCTTCCCGTGTCGCCGCATGGCGGTTAGGCCCGGGTGGTCTGAGCCCAGAGGACGGGCGACGCATCGCCTTTCATATTCGTTTCAATCGGGCATCGTCGTTGTTTGCCCGTTGCTGGCTGCTAGTGGAAGGTGAAACAGAAACCTGGGTAATTAACGAACTGGCCCGCCAGTGTGGACATCACTTTGATGCCGAAGGAATTAAAGTCATTGAATTCGCCCAGTCCGGTCTTAAACCGCTGGTGAAATTCGCTCGGCGGATGGGAATCGAGTGGCATGTGCTGGTCGATGGCGATGAGGCCGGTAAAAAGTACGCGGCCACGGTGCGTGGTTTGTTGAATAACGATCGCGAGGAAGAACGCGAGCATTTAACCATGCTGCCCGCGCTGGATATGGAACACTTCATGTACCGGCAGGGGTTCTCTGATGTTTTTCACCGGGTGGCGCAAATCCCGGAAAACGTGCCGATGAATATGCGTAAAATCATCTCGAAAGCGATTCATCGCTCTTCAAAACCCGATCTGGCGATTGAAGTAGCGATGGAAGCTGGGCGGCGTGGCGTCGATGCCGTTCCCACCCTGCTGCGAAAAATGTTTTCGCGCGTGCTGTGGCTGGCACGCGGACGCGCTGATTAG
- a CDS encoding VirK/YbjX family protein codes for MSQLTESTFLSTKPATSFSLFYSLSRGQLRPGQCWDKRSFRRKFIWRSILIPRLTQEWMTELAQWPDLEHLLARQPRLPVRLHRPYLAVNFDRKMRLDAVRFHYHVIRHAFLPAEFNALLSNDGLQLAQIEGKDGEIFTVTMMMFPVLDKEGESTILVRNGAGDVLTKMTFTFCEYNGKSTIFIGGVQGNSQLPHEAIQKATKSCHGIFPKRIVMETICRLAEQLNIEHVMAVSNEQHIFRGPRYHDKNKVILSDYNAFWESVGGECDSHGYYHIPRTLARKSEVDIASKKRAEYRRRYQLLDTIHAQLSLMFRH; via the coding sequence ATGAGCCAACTAACTGAAAGCACTTTTCTTTCTACCAAACCAGCCACAAGTTTTAGCCTTTTTTACAGCCTGAGCCGCGGTCAATTACGGCCAGGACAATGCTGGGATAAGCGGAGTTTTCGCCGTAAGTTTATCTGGCGCTCAATACTGATACCTCGTCTCACCCAGGAATGGATGACTGAACTGGCGCAATGGCCGGATCTTGAACACCTGCTTGCCCGTCAACCCCGGCTGCCAGTTCGCCTGCACCGTCCTTACCTTGCCGTAAACTTCGATCGTAAAATGCGCTTAGATGCCGTACGTTTTCACTATCATGTCATCCGCCACGCATTCTTACCTGCCGAATTTAACGCTCTGTTAAGCAATGACGGCTTACAGCTGGCGCAAATTGAGGGCAAAGATGGCGAAATATTTACCGTCACCATGATGATGTTCCCCGTACTGGATAAAGAAGGAGAAAGTACCATTCTGGTGCGCAATGGCGCCGGAGACGTGCTGACTAAAATGACATTTACGTTCTGCGAATATAATGGGAAAAGTACGATTTTTATTGGCGGCGTACAGGGAAATTCACAACTCCCTCACGAGGCAATACAGAAAGCAACAAAGTCTTGTCACGGAATTTTCCCGAAACGTATTGTGATGGAAACCATTTGCCGTTTAGCAGAACAGTTGAATATCGAACACGTTATGGCTGTCAGTAATGAACAGCATATCTTTCGCGGCCCGCGTTACCATGATAAAAACAAGGTTATTCTTTCCGACTATAATGCTTTTTGGGAGTCGGTTGGCGGCGAATGCGACAGCCACGGGTATTATCATATTCCGCGCACGCTGGCGCGAAAAAGCGAGGTGGATATTGCCAGTAAGAAGCGTGCTGAATATCGCCGCCGCTATCAGTTACTGGACACTATCCACGCACAGTTGTCGCTGATGTTCCGCCACTAA